Below is a genomic region from Xylophilus sp. GW821-FHT01B05.
CCGTCGCCGATGTTGCCGGTGTGGCAGCTCTCGATGATGGCCTCGCGGATCACGGGGACCATGGTGTCTTCGGCGAGCACGCTGAGCATGATCTTGTCCGAGAAGTCGGTCAGCTCCTGCTTGACGGTGCGCTTGTCGACGGCGGCGGGGGCGGTGAAGCCTTCGGCCTTGAACAGGGTCACGCCGGGGAAGTTGGGGATGGCGCGCAGCGCGTCGCGCAGGCGGTCG
It encodes:
- a CDS encoding P-II family nitrogen regulator, which codes for MKEIRAIVRPSRIDRLRDALRAIPNFPGVTLFKAEGFTAPAAVDKRTVKQELTDFSDKIMLSVLAEDTMVPVIREAIIESCHTGNIGDGLVWVVDIGEMHRIRDRSVYE